From a single Streptomyces sp. NBC_00377 genomic region:
- a CDS encoding SCO4402 family protein translates to MGGMPLNDMPWWRWRSNVRSALHMLSDPVFQQNVWLAGVEGYGDVTDAVYRLVEDTWLDNWSAEKYVGTIFRDSQEAALVDTAVLRVLRIMHQVGPDAPVSAYVDHEAWPEAVRAARDAHVRMAASDGDDADEPPRTLEVLRIMTRAA, encoded by the coding sequence ATGGGCGGCATGCCACTCAACGACATGCCGTGGTGGCGCTGGCGCAGCAATGTGCGCTCCGCGCTGCACATGCTCTCCGACCCGGTGTTCCAGCAGAACGTCTGGCTGGCCGGCGTCGAGGGGTACGGGGACGTCACCGACGCCGTGTACCGCCTCGTCGAGGACACCTGGCTCGACAACTGGTCCGCCGAGAAGTACGTCGGCACGATCTTCCGCGACTCGCAGGAGGCTGCCCTCGTCGACACCGCCGTGCTCCGCGTGCTGCGGATCATGCACCAGGTCGGGCCGGACGCCCCGGTCTCCGCGTACGTCGACCACGAGGCCTGGCCGGAGGCGGTGCGGGCGGCACGGGACGCGCATGTGCGGATGGCGGCGAGCGACGGCGACGACGCCGACGAGCCGCCGCGCACCCTCGAGGTGCTGCGCATCATGACGCGGGCCGCTTAG
- a CDS encoding STAS domain-containing protein has protein sequence MVVAFKVTGGEQGGWAVLHVSGELDLVTSPLLRQKVHDEVAEGRHSLVLDLSEVYFCDSSGVGVLIASRRLIRSCRGRLRLILPARGAAEGSHVNRVLGALGVRRLFDVYGDLAAAVDDGTEPLSA, from the coding sequence GTGGTGGTGGCCTTCAAAGTGACCGGCGGGGAGCAGGGCGGCTGGGCCGTGCTCCATGTGTCGGGCGAGCTGGACCTGGTGACGTCGCCGTTGCTGCGGCAGAAGGTGCACGACGAGGTGGCCGAGGGCCGCCACAGTCTCGTCCTGGACCTCTCCGAGGTGTACTTCTGCGACTCCAGCGGCGTCGGCGTCCTGATCGCCTCCCGCCGTCTCATCCGCTCCTGCCGGGGGCGGCTGCGCCTGATACTCCCCGCGCGGGGCGCGGCGGAGGGTTCCCACGTCAACCGGGTGCTGGGCGCGCTGGGCGTCCGCCGCCTCTTCGACGTCTACGGGGATCTGGCGGCCGCCGTGGACGACGGGACGGAACCGCTCTCCGCCTAG
- a CDS encoding ABC transporter substrate-binding protein, with protein sequence MTGKRRTQTRSTFLPRPFRFTRPVRATVLAAGALAACTSLAVGCGVVPGVSGGAGDDPIVVMTWAPEGTSATNKPGMPAFAHAYARWINANGGLNGRKLKVLTCNDHNNNVSAAACARRAVKENAVAVVGSYSQHSDAFFPHLEGAGIPYIGGYGVTNSEFTSPLSYPVNGGQPSLLAGLGKELGATCGPVSLVRPDTIAGDALPPMLDAGLTAGGHDRAEDQRAPEDATEYATQADAALKKAGGDRTEDSKGCVVTALGDRTSTFMDSFRRSREDYPGVRTGTVLGSVDQTVINAAGAASGPFEGAYVTGWYPVTSDPAWAPMKKVISEQAFSDTRIDPTDTGVQTTWIAYTVFRQAVESLEGGEVTANTVRGALDDGLNVTTGGLTPTLRWHFTDRLASIGFPRLVNADVTLQTVRKGRLVAAKKGFVDVTKTLEKADVD encoded by the coding sequence ATGACCGGCAAGCGGCGCACTCAAACGCGAAGCACCTTCCTCCCCAGGCCCTTCCGCTTCACCAGGCCCGTCAGAGCGACCGTCCTCGCGGCGGGCGCCCTGGCCGCCTGTACGTCGCTGGCCGTCGGCTGTGGGGTCGTCCCCGGTGTCTCGGGGGGCGCCGGGGACGACCCGATCGTCGTGATGACCTGGGCGCCCGAGGGGACGTCCGCCACCAACAAGCCGGGCATGCCCGCCTTCGCCCACGCCTACGCCCGCTGGATCAACGCCAACGGCGGCCTCAACGGCCGCAAGCTCAAGGTCCTGACCTGCAACGACCACAACAACAACGTGTCCGCCGCGGCGTGCGCCCGGCGTGCGGTCAAGGAGAACGCGGTCGCGGTCGTCGGCTCCTACAGCCAGCACTCCGACGCCTTCTTCCCGCACCTGGAGGGCGCCGGCATCCCCTACATCGGCGGCTACGGCGTCACGAACTCCGAGTTCACCAGCCCGCTGTCCTACCCCGTCAACGGCGGCCAGCCCTCGCTGCTGGCCGGTCTCGGCAAGGAGCTCGGCGCGACCTGCGGTCCCGTCTCGCTCGTGCGCCCCGACACCATCGCCGGCGACGCGCTGCCCCCGATGCTCGACGCCGGACTGACCGCGGGCGGTCACGACCGGGCCGAGGACCAGCGCGCGCCCGAGGACGCCACCGAGTACGCGACGCAGGCCGACGCCGCCCTGAAGAAGGCGGGCGGCGACAGGACCGAGGACAGCAAGGGGTGCGTGGTGACCGCCCTCGGGGACCGCACCAGCACCTTCATGGACTCCTTCCGACGCAGCCGTGAGGACTACCCCGGCGTCCGCACCGGCACCGTCCTCGGCAGCGTCGACCAGACGGTCATCAACGCCGCGGGCGCCGCCTCCGGACCCTTCGAGGGGGCCTACGTCACAGGCTGGTACCCGGTGACGAGCGACCCCGCCTGGGCGCCCATGAAAAAGGTGATCAGCGAGCAGGCGTTCTCCGACACCCGGATCGACCCCACCGACACCGGCGTGCAGACCACCTGGATCGCCTACACCGTGTTCCGGCAGGCCGTGGAGTCACTGGAGGGGGGCGAGGTCACGGCGAACACCGTGCGGGGCGCCCTGGACGACGGCCTGAACGTCACCACGGGCGGACTCACGCCCACGCTGCGCTGGCACTTCACCGACCGGCTCGCCTCCATCGGCTTCCCCCGCCTGGTCAACGCCGACGTCACCTTGCAGACCGTGCGGAAGGGGCGGCTGGTGGCCGCCAAGAAAGGCTTCGTGGATGTGACCAAGACCCTGGAGAAGGCCGACGTGGACTGA
- a CDS encoding sigma-70 family RNA polymerase sigma factor: MTKRDAPPRWDRRMQQRLARGEAAALGEFYDRFASLVHGLAHRVLGDERAADGVTREVFAHVWEHPDAYDPKQGPLRTWVAGLTHRLAVQRLRATETAALAEAGHGSAEATEELESRVRQASVAARADYIVQAMPAPLRAALELAYFQRRDYRQTAADLGVTEDEARRRLRLGLQLLSTAHDATAPGAPPGYGGAA; encoded by the coding sequence ATGACGAAGAGGGACGCACCGCCCCGCTGGGACCGCAGGATGCAGCAACGACTCGCGCGCGGTGAGGCGGCCGCCCTCGGTGAGTTCTACGACCGGTTCGCTTCGCTCGTGCACGGACTCGCCCACCGCGTGCTCGGAGACGAACGGGCGGCCGACGGCGTCACCCGCGAGGTCTTCGCCCACGTCTGGGAGCATCCCGACGCCTACGACCCGAAGCAGGGCCCGCTGCGCACCTGGGTGGCGGGGCTGACCCACCGTCTCGCCGTGCAGCGACTGCGCGCCACCGAGACCGCCGCGCTGGCCGAGGCCGGCCACGGCTCCGCCGAGGCGACCGAGGAACTGGAGAGCAGAGTGCGGCAGGCCTCCGTCGCCGCCCGCGCCGACTACATCGTGCAGGCCATGCCCGCCCCGCTGCGCGCCGCCCTGGAACTGGCCTACTTCCAGCGGCGCGACTACCGCCAGACCGCGGCCGACCTCGGCGTCACCGAGGACGAGGCGCGCCGCAGGCTCCGCCTCGGCCTCCAGCTCCTGTCCACGGCCCACGACGCCACGGCCCCCGGAGCACCGCCCGGCTACGGAGGTGCGGCATGA
- a CDS encoding EF-hand domain-containing protein, with product MVNSEYERRIAARFATFDQDGNGYIDRTDFGAAAKALLAEFGTAARSDKGQALYAGAEAFWQGMAGIADRDGDQRITREEFVNGAVKRLRDNPERFAEIARPFLHAALDIADGDGDGRATVEDTVRVLTALGAPDEVARGAAAVLDADADGKVGEAEIVPAFARYFTVAE from the coding sequence ATGGTCAACAGCGAGTACGAACGCAGGATCGCCGCCCGGTTCGCCACCTTCGACCAGGACGGCAACGGCTACATCGACCGGACGGACTTCGGCGCGGCGGCCAAGGCGCTCCTCGCCGAGTTCGGCACTGCGGCCCGGTCCGACAAGGGGCAGGCGCTCTACGCGGGCGCCGAGGCATTCTGGCAGGGCATGGCCGGAATCGCCGACCGGGACGGCGACCAGCGCATCACCCGGGAGGAATTCGTGAACGGCGCGGTCAAGCGCCTGCGTGACAACCCGGAGCGGTTCGCCGAGATCGCCCGCCCCTTCCTGCACGCGGCCCTGGACATCGCCGACGGCGACGGTGACGGGCGGGCCACGGTCGAGGACACCGTACGGGTGCTCACGGCCCTCGGAGCGCCCGACGAGGTCGCCAGGGGAGCCGCCGCCGTCCTGGACGCCGACGCGGACGGCAAGGTCGGCGAGGCGGAGATCGTCCCTGCCTTCGCCCGCTACTTCACGGTCGCCGAGTAG
- a CDS encoding anti-sigma factor family protein, with protein sequence MSPGDDEAGSGTPPPREPGRPPRIPLPRASVEDGGLPLPPVEPVAPQPLGLEHPVLKSLLGAWALAACSAEETAAVEEHLGDCGACADEARRLREAVGLLQRPESLDLDPGLRTRVIEGCLGRRPPRIPVPVWAASYDAETARLDALLQDFGDAEWHAPVRLRWFRGEGATSRRTTVAGVIAHLLAVDGLVALALGLDDPLTAGEAPGKPDEADAANKADKADGQHGPDGSYGSGGPTGVAGTAGPAGPVDTPARRTEAFWAGSHFPPTRSVRGPWREQTHALVRTVSFTGGGPATMPVSYGGFALPLRDAMLDRAFECWVHAEDIAEAVDYPYAPPAPRHLHGMIDLAARMLPETLAARRRAGLAAPSHTRHLVSAGRPGRSLRLEIEGSGGGEWLIPLDSPGAVGSADHEVAHVALDDVEFCRLAAGHVSPEEAAAGQLGDREAIRDVLFAAAALSRM encoded by the coding sequence ATGAGCCCCGGCGACGACGAAGCCGGCTCCGGCACGCCCCCGCCCCGCGAACCCGGCCGGCCGCCGCGCATCCCGCTCCCCCGCGCCTCCGTGGAGGACGGCGGGCTGCCGCTCCCGCCGGTGGAGCCGGTCGCCCCGCAACCGCTCGGGCTCGAGCACCCGGTGCTCAAGTCACTGCTGGGGGCATGGGCGCTGGCGGCCTGCTCGGCCGAGGAGACGGCCGCGGTCGAGGAGCACCTCGGCGACTGCGGAGCCTGCGCGGACGAGGCCCGCCGGCTGCGCGAGGCGGTCGGCCTGCTCCAGCGCCCGGAGAGCCTCGACCTCGACCCGGGCCTGCGCACCCGCGTCATCGAGGGCTGCCTGGGCCGCCGGCCGCCCCGCATCCCGGTACCCGTCTGGGCGGCGTCCTACGACGCCGAGACCGCGCGGCTCGACGCCCTGCTCCAGGACTTCGGTGACGCCGAGTGGCACGCGCCCGTGCGGCTTCGCTGGTTCCGCGGCGAGGGTGCCACGAGCCGCCGGACCACCGTCGCCGGAGTCATCGCCCACCTGCTCGCCGTGGACGGCCTGGTGGCCCTCGCGCTGGGACTGGACGACCCGCTGACCGCAGGCGAAGCCCCGGGAAAACCCGATGAGGCGGATGCGGCGAACAAGGCGGACAAGGCGGACGGACAGCACGGGCCGGACGGGTCGTACGGGTCCGGCGGACCGACCGGGGTCGCCGGGACTGCCGGGCCTGCCGGTCCCGTGGACACGCCGGCGCGGCGTACCGAGGCGTTCTGGGCGGGCTCGCACTTCCCGCCCACCCGCTCCGTGCGCGGCCCCTGGCGCGAACAGACCCACGCCCTCGTGCGGACGGTGTCCTTCACCGGCGGGGGTCCCGCCACCATGCCGGTGTCGTACGGCGGCTTCGCCCTGCCGTTGCGGGACGCGATGCTGGACCGGGCCTTCGAGTGCTGGGTGCACGCCGAGGACATCGCGGAAGCGGTCGACTACCCTTACGCGCCGCCCGCACCCCGCCACCTGCACGGCATGATCGACCTCGCCGCGCGCATGCTGCCCGAGACACTCGCGGCCCGCCGCCGCGCGGGGCTCGCCGCCCCCTCGCACACCCGCCACCTGGTGTCCGCCGGCCGCCCCGGCCGGAGTCTGCGCCTGGAGATCGAGGGATCGGGCGGCGGCGAGTGGCTGATCCCGCTCGACTCACCGGGCGCGGTGGGCTCCGCCGACCACGAGGTGGCCCACGTCGCTCTGGACGACGTGGAGTTCTGCCGGCTGGCCGCCGGCCACGTCTCCCCGGAGGAGGCGGCGGCGGGCCAGCTGGGCGACCGCGAGGCGATCAGGGACGTACTGTTCGCGGCGGCGGCGCTGAGCCGGATGTAG
- the purU gene encoding formyltetrahydrofolate deformylase, whose protein sequence is MNAQPTRAAATAADQYVLTLSCPDKQGIVHAVSSYLFMTGCNIEDSQQFGDHDTGLFFLRVHFSAEPPVTVEKLRASFAAIGDSFHMDWQINRADDKMRIVLMVSRFGHCLNDLLFRASIGALPVEIAAVVSNHTDFAELVGSYNIPFHHIPVTKENKAQAEAQLLELVRERDVELVVLARYMQVLSDDLCKQLSGRIINIHHSFLPSFKGAKPYHQAHARGVKLIGATAHYVTADLDEGPIIEQEVERVGHGVTPDQLVAVGRDVECQALARAVKWHAERRILLNGRRTVVFA, encoded by the coding sequence ATGAACGCGCAGCCCACCCGAGCCGCGGCGACCGCCGCCGACCAGTACGTCCTCACCCTTTCCTGCCCCGACAAGCAGGGCATCGTGCACGCCGTGTCGAGCTACCTCTTCATGACCGGCTGCAACATCGAGGACAGTCAGCAGTTCGGCGACCACGACACGGGTCTGTTCTTCCTGCGCGTGCACTTCTCGGCGGAGCCCCCGGTGACCGTGGAGAAGCTGCGGGCGAGCTTCGCGGCGATCGGCGACTCCTTCCACATGGACTGGCAGATCAACCGGGCCGACGACAAGATGCGCATCGTCCTCATGGTCAGCAGGTTCGGGCACTGTCTGAACGACCTGCTGTTCCGTGCCAGCATCGGCGCGCTGCCGGTGGAGATCGCGGCCGTGGTGTCCAACCACACCGACTTCGCCGAGCTGGTGGGCTCGTACAACATCCCCTTCCACCACATCCCGGTGACGAAGGAGAACAAGGCGCAGGCCGAGGCGCAGCTGCTGGAGCTGGTGCGGGAGCGGGACGTCGAGCTGGTCGTCCTCGCCCGCTACATGCAGGTCCTCTCCGACGACCTGTGCAAGCAGCTCAGCGGTCGGATCATCAACATCCACCACTCCTTCCTGCCGAGCTTCAAGGGCGCCAAGCCGTACCACCAGGCGCACGCGCGGGGCGTGAAGCTGATCGGGGCGACGGCGCACTATGTGACGGCCGATCTCGACGAGGGGCCGATCATCGAGCAGGAGGTCGAGCGCGTGGGCCACGGCGTCACGCCGGACCAGCTCGTCGCCGTCGGGCGGGACGTGGAGTGCCAGGCGCTGGCGCGGGCCGTGAAGTGGCACGCGGAGCGGCGGATCCTGCTCAACGGACGCCGCACGGTCGTCTTCGCGTAG